In a single window of the Terriglobus roseus genome:
- a CDS encoding Gfo/Idh/MocA family protein, with amino-acid sequence MLTRREFSKTIAASAAGLAMSTTAKSYARVMGSNERVHCAVIGLNSRAYAHLSSLRANRNAAAITHVVDVDSTILAKFAASTEKQMGTAPKTEGDFRKVLENKDVDVITIATPDFWHTPMAIMGMQAGKDVYVEKPCSHNLHEAELIVAAQKKYGKVLQMGNQQRSSPHTKEIVGQIHSGLIGRAYYAKAWYTNNRGTMGTGKLAPTPATLNWDLWQGPAPRRAYKDNVHPYNWHWLKIYGTGETLNNGTHEVDVCRWALEVPGYPSRVTASGGRYHFKDDWEFYDTLNTSFEYDGKLIEWEGRCCNDMPIYNRERGLAVYGTTGAVIIDRDGYEIHDLKGKMVKEYKIPKEGKTSSSDTVGADSMTDLHFANLLDAIKTPGTKLDSPIDDASKSVAILLMSNIAYELKRDLKVHPENGTFVNDPAATALRGRLYEKGWEPKLT; translated from the coding sequence ATGCTGACGCGCCGCGAATTTTCCAAGACCATTGCTGCATCTGCCGCAGGCCTGGCCATGAGCACGACCGCAAAGAGCTACGCCCGGGTAATGGGCTCCAACGAGCGCGTGCACTGCGCCGTCATCGGCCTCAACAGCCGCGCCTACGCACACCTCAGCAGCCTTCGCGCCAATCGCAATGCTGCGGCCATCACGCATGTGGTCGACGTCGATTCGACCATCCTGGCAAAGTTCGCTGCCTCCACCGAAAAGCAGATGGGCACCGCGCCCAAGACCGAAGGCGACTTCCGCAAGGTCCTTGAGAACAAGGACGTCGACGTGATCACCATTGCCACCCCGGACTTCTGGCACACGCCCATGGCCATCATGGGCATGCAGGCGGGCAAGGATGTCTATGTCGAAAAGCCCTGCAGCCACAACCTGCATGAGGCAGAGCTGATCGTCGCTGCGCAGAAGAAGTACGGCAAGGTTCTGCAGATGGGCAATCAACAGCGCTCGTCACCGCACACCAAGGAGATCGTGGGCCAGATCCACAGTGGCCTCATTGGTCGCGCATACTACGCGAAGGCCTGGTACACCAACAATCGCGGCACCATGGGAACAGGCAAGCTCGCTCCCACGCCCGCCACGCTCAATTGGGATCTGTGGCAGGGGCCCGCGCCACGCCGCGCTTACAAAGACAACGTACATCCCTATAACTGGCACTGGCTGAAGATCTACGGCACCGGCGAGACGCTAAATAACGGCACGCATGAAGTCGACGTCTGCCGCTGGGCTCTCGAAGTGCCCGGCTATCCCAGCCGCGTCACCGCTTCGGGTGGCCGCTACCACTTCAAGGACGACTGGGAGTTCTACGACACGCTGAACACCAGCTTCGAGTACGACGGCAAGCTCATCGAGTGGGAGGGCCGCTGCTGCAACGACATGCCCATCTACAACCGCGAGCGCGGTCTGGCCGTCTACGGCACTACTGGCGCCGTCATCATCGATCGCGACGGCTACGAGATCCATGACCTGAAGGGCAAGATGGTCAAGGAATATAAAATCCCGAAGGAAGGTAAGACCTCGAGCAGTGACACAGTCGGTGCTGACTCCATGACGGATCTGCACTTCGCCAACCTCCTCGACGCCATCAAGACGCCAGGCACCAAGCTGGACTCACCGATCGATGACGCATCGAAGTCGGTCGCCATCCTGCTGATGTCCAACATCGCCTACGAACTGAAGCGCGACCTGAAGGTGCATCCCGAGAACGGTACCTTCGTCAACGACCCCGCGGCAACCGCACTGCGCGGACGCCTTTACGAGAAGGGCTGGGAGCCAAAGCTCACCTAA
- a CDS encoding lysozyme inhibitor LprI family protein, with amino-acid sequence MRLSILTLAAVSLCTAAHLQAQDQTDRSDENWKAVCKSAQATPLLIEPPAGPLSASQLPSCDEQALYYGPGGKPNYAAALQCGWWQRAHPRPTVGDMFYGPGVLTMLYANGRGVERNYDLAIRFACENDWAAPAEQASRIGHIEYLRTTHADSGNFDLCDDITSGLSMGACQAVTSDKVKTARDRKIAVEVSTLPAAAKLLLPSLQKAEQAFEQSRTRNEIDLSGTARGMFAQQEEDKLSDQFLINLQRFHKRDVPATSAAELAKLDTKLNATYQQLQHAPAKSWEFGTIKPEGIRDTERAWLKLADAWVSFSRAAYPDLPQTTVRAQLIRLRTHQLQSLLSLSKGC; translated from the coding sequence ATGAGACTCAGCATTCTTACTCTTGCCGCCGTTTCTCTTTGCACCGCCGCCCACCTGCAGGCGCAGGACCAGACGGACCGGTCCGACGAAAACTGGAAGGCCGTTTGCAAGTCCGCACAGGCAACGCCTTTGCTCATCGAGCCTCCTGCAGGTCCCCTCTCCGCCAGCCAACTGCCATCCTGCGACGAACAGGCGCTGTACTATGGCCCGGGCGGCAAGCCGAACTATGCCGCAGCCTTGCAATGCGGCTGGTGGCAACGCGCCCATCCACGCCCAACCGTCGGCGATATGTTTTATGGGCCGGGCGTATTGACCATGCTCTACGCCAACGGTCGAGGCGTCGAACGCAACTACGATCTCGCAATCCGCTTCGCCTGCGAAAACGACTGGGCCGCCCCGGCGGAACAGGCCTCCCGCATTGGCCACATCGAGTACTTGCGCACCACTCACGCCGACAGCGGCAACTTCGACCTATGCGACGACATCACCAGCGGACTCAGCATGGGCGCCTGCCAGGCAGTGACCTCGGACAAGGTAAAGACCGCTCGCGATCGCAAAATTGCAGTTGAAGTCTCCACACTGCCCGCTGCGGCTAAGCTGCTGCTTCCAAGCCTGCAGAAAGCAGAACAGGCCTTCGAACAAAGCCGAACCCGCAACGAGATCGATCTCTCGGGCACGGCAAGAGGCATGTTCGCGCAGCAGGAGGAAGACAAACTGTCCGATCAGTTCCTGATCAACTTGCAACGCTTCCACAAACGCGACGTCCCGGCGACATCCGCAGCAGAACTCGCAAAGCTCGACACGAAGCTGAACGCCACCTACCAGCAATTGCAACATGCGCCAGCCAAGAGCTGGGAGTTCGGCACCATCAAGCCCGAGGGCATCCGCGACACAGAGCGTGCATGGCTCAAGCTAGCGGATGCCTGGGTCAGCTTCTCCCGCGCCGCGTACCCGGACCTGCCACAAACAACAGTGCGTGCGCAGCTCATTCGGCTGCGCACGCACCAGTTGCAATCACTGCTAAGTCTTTCGAAAGGATGCTAG
- a CDS encoding sugar phosphate isomerase/epimerase family protein → MLNHPLSRRSALKTMLMASAAAAAPRFSFGYALKPSPIRLGIASYTFRNFKPPQLIDYMHQLKTPYLNLKDVHLPMTPPDAAPKQAAEYRAAGLTLTAAGTIYFPKDEDEDIRQKFEYVKSAGIPMIVGSPSHEALGRVESFVKKYDIKLAIHNHGPEDKEWPSPHDILKLIGKMDKRMGCCVDVGHAMRAGDDIPATLREVGPRLLAMHIKDLADPKSKESQVAVGEGVMPVRKIFETLVELKYPGVVDLEYEIHGDDPMPGVMKSFASMRKTLAEMGYSA, encoded by the coding sequence ATGTTGAATCATCCGTTGTCGCGCCGCTCTGCTCTGAAGACGATGCTGATGGCATCCGCAGCTGCAGCGGCGCCGCGCTTCTCGTTCGGTTATGCGTTGAAGCCGTCGCCCATTCGCCTGGGCATTGCAAGCTACACCTTCCGTAACTTCAAACCGCCTCAGTTGATTGACTACATGCACCAGCTGAAGACGCCGTATCTGAACCTGAAGGATGTGCACCTGCCCATGACGCCGCCGGATGCTGCGCCGAAGCAGGCGGCGGAGTACCGGGCTGCGGGCCTTACCCTCACGGCCGCTGGTACCATCTACTTCCCGAAGGATGAGGACGAGGACATTCGTCAGAAGTTTGAGTACGTGAAGTCGGCGGGCATTCCAATGATCGTCGGATCGCCTTCGCACGAGGCGCTAGGCCGCGTGGAGAGCTTCGTGAAGAAGTACGACATCAAGCTGGCCATCCACAATCACGGCCCCGAGGATAAGGAGTGGCCTTCGCCGCACGACATCCTGAAGCTGATCGGGAAGATGGACAAGCGGATGGGCTGCTGTGTGGATGTGGGCCACGCGATGCGCGCGGGCGACGACATTCCGGCGACGCTGCGTGAGGTGGGGCCGCGCCTGCTGGCGATGCACATCAAGGATCTTGCCGATCCTAAGAGTAAGGAGAGCCAGGTCGCCGTGGGCGAGGGTGTTATGCCTGTCCGCAAGATCTTCGAGACGCTGGTCGAACTCAAGTATCCGGGTGTGGTTGACCTGGAGTATGAGATTCACGGTGACGATCCGATGCCGGGCGTGATGAAGAGCTTTGCGTCGATGCGTAAGACGCTGGCGGAGATGGGTTACAGCGCCTAG
- a CDS encoding Gfo/Idh/MocA family protein codes for MGMQDSVNRREFFRRAGAAGVMGAAMPELMAYAGGFDQTNITHEVIAPGPEIKPTDTVNFAVCGMSHDHIYGMTDSIIRGGGKLVAWYGTEPIKVEKFRKRYPNAKQVMSEEAILDDKNIQLVLSSTIANERAPLGVRAMKRGKDFLSDKPGATTLEQVEAIRKTIAETGRIYGILYSERLEVKAAVKAGELVHSGAIGRVIQTINIAPHQIVQGGGNGGGADPRPDWFYVPEQYGGILCDIGSHQVDQFLYYTGSKSAEIVESQISNVGHPDHPKFQDFGDMVLRGDRGFGYVRLDWFTPDGLGTWGDGRLFILGTKGYIEARKYTNVGVNKTGNNLFLVDGKQQRYIDCNNVDLPFGRQFVSDIVHRTHTAQDQVQTLLAAELVIEAQMKAKWVKLDEA; via the coding sequence ATGGGTATGCAGGATAGCGTCAATCGGCGTGAGTTTTTTCGGCGCGCGGGCGCCGCGGGCGTGATGGGAGCAGCAATGCCGGAACTGATGGCTTACGCAGGCGGTTTCGACCAGACCAACATCACGCATGAGGTCATTGCACCGGGGCCGGAGATCAAACCGACCGACACGGTGAACTTCGCCGTCTGCGGCATGAGCCATGACCACATCTACGGCATGACGGACAGCATCATCCGTGGCGGCGGCAAGCTGGTCGCCTGGTATGGCACCGAGCCGATCAAGGTTGAGAAGTTCCGCAAGCGTTACCCCAACGCAAAGCAGGTGATGAGCGAAGAGGCGATCCTGGATGACAAGAACATCCAGCTTGTCCTGAGCTCAACCATTGCGAATGAGCGTGCGCCGCTGGGTGTGCGCGCCATGAAGCGCGGCAAGGACTTTCTGAGCGATAAGCCGGGCGCCACGACGCTGGAGCAGGTTGAGGCAATCCGCAAGACGATCGCAGAGACGGGCCGCATCTACGGCATCCTGTACAGTGAACGGCTCGAAGTGAAGGCTGCCGTGAAGGCAGGCGAACTGGTGCACTCCGGCGCGATCGGTCGTGTGATCCAGACCATCAACATCGCCCCGCACCAGATTGTGCAGGGTGGCGGTAATGGCGGTGGTGCGGATCCGCGTCCGGATTGGTTCTACGTGCCGGAGCAGTATGGCGGCATCCTCTGCGACATTGGTTCACACCAGGTGGATCAATTCCTGTACTACACGGGCAGCAAGTCAGCAGAGATCGTCGAGTCGCAGATCTCGAATGTTGGCCATCCCGACCATCCGAAGTTCCAGGACTTCGGCGACATGGTGTTGCGCGGCGATCGTGGCTTTGGCTATGTGCGGCTTGACTGGTTTACGCCGGATGGTCTTGGCACGTGGGGTGACGGACGCTTGTTCATCCTTGGCACCAAGGGCTACATTGAAGCGCGCAAGTACACGAATGTCGGCGTGAACAAGACCGGGAACAACCTCTTCCTTGTCGACGGCAAGCAGCAGCGCTATATCGATTGCAACAATGTCGATCTGCCCTTCGGCCGCCAGTTCGTCTCAGACATCGTGCATCGCACGCATACCGCTCAGGACCAGGTACAAACGTTGCTCGCAGCCGAACTCGTCATCGAGGCACAGATGAAGGCTAAGTGGGTCAAGCTGGACGAAGCGTAA
- a CDS encoding CHAD domain-containing protein: MTIAVKGSKRPRVSPLAALEQQVVALDAAMLVAVTATEVGAVHKLRTTTRRVEAQMRLLELMATGSKRLRLPDYAAEAKAVRSRLRKVRRAAGVVRDLDVQTTIIRMDAPLKSTVHKGSPGDTMRRQAKQLRKHLDEAREHEAQKLQIILQAEEHKLAANLRALEKVLKPAESSTAPPTALSSHVQHWFALQTALLLKRAKKKGETAKDSLRIAIEGLDEDGLHAVRKAAKLCRYMAESAPEGTAVRGLAERFESMQEAGGRWHDWLLLEQLAHHFHGKGAELTERYAKHRDSALADYHLRLSELLPTVAE, encoded by the coding sequence ATGACAATTGCAGTAAAGGGAAGTAAGCGACCGCGTGTCTCACCGTTGGCGGCGCTGGAGCAGCAGGTCGTGGCGCTGGATGCGGCGATGCTGGTGGCGGTAACGGCTACGGAAGTGGGCGCAGTCCACAAGCTGCGCACGACCACACGACGGGTCGAGGCGCAGATGCGCCTTTTGGAGTTGATGGCGACGGGAAGTAAGCGACTGCGACTGCCGGACTACGCGGCAGAGGCGAAGGCCGTTCGCAGCCGGCTCAGGAAGGTTCGTCGCGCAGCGGGTGTGGTGCGCGACCTGGACGTCCAGACCACCATCATCCGCATGGATGCGCCGCTGAAGTCGACAGTTCACAAGGGATCGCCGGGAGACACCATGCGCCGGCAGGCAAAGCAGTTGCGCAAGCATCTGGATGAAGCGCGCGAGCACGAGGCTCAGAAGCTGCAGATCATTTTGCAGGCCGAAGAGCACAAGCTTGCAGCGAATCTGCGCGCACTGGAGAAGGTCCTGAAGCCTGCGGAGTCGTCGACGGCACCTCCGACGGCGCTTTCGTCGCACGTGCAGCATTGGTTCGCGCTGCAGACGGCCCTGTTGCTGAAGCGGGCGAAGAAGAAGGGCGAGACAGCCAAAGACTCATTGCGCATAGCGATTGAAGGGCTGGATGAAGATGGTCTGCACGCCGTCCGCAAAGCCGCGAAGCTTTGCCGCTACATGGCAGAGAGCGCGCCGGAAGGGACCGCGGTGCGTGGGCTGGCAGAACGCTTCGAGAGCATGCAGGAGGCCGGCGGTCGTTGGCACGACTGGCTGCTGCTGGAACAGCTTGCCCATCACTTCCACGGCAAGGGCGCGGAACTGACCGAGCGCTATGCGAAGCATCGGGACTCGGCCTTGGCGGACTACCACCTGCGGTTATCGGAGTTGCTGCCGACCGTAGCGGAGTAA
- a CDS encoding DUF1003 domain-containing protein: MARQHVQEHIDLIAKQEQDFFENRTATERAGDAIAAFAGSLRFVALHLAGFAAWFLLNSLPALRHWRFDPYPYPMLDTLVAIEAILLASFILMRQSRTSRRSDERDHLILQVLLLTEKEVTAVLQVSRKIAAHHGMEHVTRDRDLAALARETPIDEVAENIKESLPQEQ; the protein is encoded by the coding sequence ATGGCGAGGCAGCACGTACAGGAACATATCGACCTGATCGCGAAGCAGGAGCAGGACTTCTTCGAAAACCGCACCGCTACGGAACGCGCTGGCGATGCCATCGCAGCTTTTGCAGGCAGTCTGCGCTTTGTTGCGCTGCATCTCGCAGGCTTTGCTGCGTGGTTCCTGTTGAACTCCTTGCCCGCGCTACGGCATTGGCGCTTCGATCCTTACCCGTATCCCATGCTGGACACGCTTGTGGCGATCGAGGCGATTCTGCTGGCCAGCTTCATCCTCATGCGTCAGTCACGGACCAGCCGCCGGTCCGATGAGCGCGATCACCTGATTCTGCAGGTGCTGCTGCTGACGGAGAAGGAAGTCACCGCGGTCCTACAGGTGAGCCGAAAGATCGCAGCGCACCACGGCATGGAGCATGTCACTCGCGACCGTGACCTGGCAGCACTGGCGCGCGAAACGCCGATCGATGAAGTCGCGGAGAACATCAAGGAAAGTCTGCCGCAGGAACAGTAG
- a CDS encoding DUF3309 domain-containing protein: MLLVLLIVLLLVFGGGGYYMGPGVGYYGGGGLSLIVLLVILWLLFGRGSSI; encoded by the coding sequence ATGCTTCTAGTACTGCTGATCGTTCTGTTGCTCGTATTTGGTGGTGGCGGCTATTACATGGGACCCGGTGTCGGCTACTACGGCGGCGGCGGTCTGAGCCTGATCGTGCTACTTGTCATCCTTTGGCTGCTCTTCGGTCGCGGCAGCAGCATCTAG
- a CDS encoding helix-turn-helix transcriptional regulator has protein sequence MRRADRLFRIVSLLRSGRMLTGAQLAERLQISPRTLYRDVADLQRTGTPIIGEAGVGYTLRKDDHLPPMHFTPEELTALVLGARMAGAWGSESTQIAANDALLKIEAALPAEHRSRVDRVLLFAPPFPHPARTRKLLDRLHNACAENYVLRFGYADEAGRETERAVHPLGLFFWGNRWTLVAWCRRRDDFRHFRLDRMREVAVSDEVFASRRGQRLEDFIRKVRSEKPTATA, from the coding sequence ATGAGACGCGCAGACCGGCTCTTTCGAATCGTCAGCCTGCTGCGTTCCGGCCGCATGTTGACCGGTGCGCAACTGGCGGAGCGCCTGCAGATCTCGCCGCGCACGCTTTACCGCGATGTGGCAGATCTGCAGCGTACCGGCACGCCCATCATCGGCGAGGCGGGTGTCGGCTACACCCTGCGCAAAGACGATCATCTGCCTCCCATGCACTTCACGCCGGAAGAACTGACAGCGCTGGTGCTGGGTGCGCGTATGGCGGGTGCGTGGGGCAGTGAGTCGACACAGATCGCGGCCAATGATGCGCTTCTGAAGATCGAGGCAGCGCTGCCAGCCGAGCATCGCAGTCGTGTCGATCGTGTGTTGCTTTTCGCGCCACCCTTCCCGCACCCAGCACGCACACGCAAGCTGCTGGATCGATTGCATAATGCCTGCGCGGAGAACTACGTGCTCCGCTTCGGCTATGCCGACGAGGCAGGTCGTGAGACAGAACGAGCCGTTCATCCACTGGGCCTGTTCTTCTGGGGCAACCGATGGACGCTGGTCGCGTGGTGCCGCCGGCGCGATGACTTCCGGCACTTTCGGCTGGATCGAATGCGAGAAGTTGCGGTCAGCGACGAGGTCTTTGCCAGCAGGCGCGGCCAGCGGTTGGAAGACTTCATTCGTAAGGTGCGGAGCGAGAAACCGACGGCAACTGCATGA
- a CDS encoding Spy/CpxP family protein refolding chaperone — MLCLTAVVAASALCTAAQGPGGGPGGMRGGMGMPGGGGRMGGAERNGLTSGGMASPGRGKMSSGTTHSSLGPTGRWWDDHKFAKSLGLNGDQQKRMDNIFQQNRDTLQQRYDAFTKAQARLDALKQNGNASETALFSEIDRAAQARAELEQAYTHMQLQLRGEMTADQIGKLDERH; from the coding sequence ATGCTCTGCCTGACTGCGGTAGTTGCCGCAAGTGCCCTTTGCACTGCGGCGCAGGGACCTGGCGGTGGGCCGGGAGGGATGCGCGGCGGCATGGGGATGCCGGGCGGCGGCGGTCGCATGGGTGGCGCTGAACGGAATGGCCTCACAAGCGGGGGCATGGCCTCCCCCGGGCGCGGGAAGATGTCCAGCGGCACGACGCACAGCAGCCTTGGCCCCACGGGCCGCTGGTGGGACGATCACAAATTTGCGAAGTCTCTGGGCCTGAATGGCGACCAGCAGAAGCGGATGGACAACATCTTCCAGCAGAACCGCGACACGCTGCAGCAGCGCTACGACGCCTTTACCAAGGCGCAGGCCCGACTCGACGCTCTGAAGCAGAACGGCAATGCCTCAGAGACCGCGCTGTTCAGCGAGATCGATCGCGCGGCGCAGGCGCGTGCGGAGCTTGAGCAGGCCTACACGCACATGCAACTGCAACTGCGTGGCGAAATGACCGCGGATCAGATCGGGAAGCTCGACGAACGTCACTGA
- a CDS encoding RNA polymerase sigma factor, whose product MAYTLHAGVLNFVQEKTLSELDDIDALARTYRPRLLRFVVASVRDEDLADTIVQDTLLKAYRNRSGFRGDCSVNTWLTGIAVNLIRDHARTQKFKFWRKAHATAVDATDMANHLRSSGSSPEGSLLAREQALQVHAAMEDLSPNQRTVFLMRFIEEMELAEIAAAMNMPVNTVKTHLHRAVKSVRTRVGGGRV is encoded by the coding sequence ATGGCCTATACTCTCCACGCTGGTGTGCTGAATTTCGTGCAGGAAAAGACGCTCTCTGAGCTCGACGACATTGACGCGCTGGCGCGGACGTACCGACCGCGGCTGTTGCGCTTTGTTGTGGCCTCGGTGCGTGACGAGGATCTGGCTGACACGATCGTGCAGGACACGCTCCTCAAGGCCTACCGCAATCGTTCCGGTTTTCGGGGCGACTGCAGTGTGAATACCTGGCTGACCGGTATTGCCGTTAACCTGATCCGCGATCATGCGCGCACCCAGAAGTTCAAGTTCTGGCGTAAGGCGCACGCTACAGCCGTCGATGCGACGGACATGGCGAATCACCTGCGCAGCAGCGGATCGTCCCCGGAGGGATCGCTGCTGGCGCGGGAACAGGCGCTGCAGGTGCATGCAGCGATGGAGGACCTGTCGCCAAATCAGCGCACCGTCTTCCTGATGCGCTTCATCGAAGAGATGGAGCTTGCGGAGATTGCGGCAGCCATGAATATGCCGGTGAATACCGTGAAGACGCACCTGCATCGCGCGGTAAAATCCGTACGGACCCGGGTCGGAGGGGGCAGAGTATGA